In Methylomagnum ishizawai, one DNA window encodes the following:
- a CDS encoding YtcA family lipoprotein yields MNPVNHATPRLPMPRSLAWAGPLLLTGCDPLLSVQGSFWPPWIVCMLSGLVLAAAASLAFSALKLSPYLGNPLITYTALWALLTFTIWLVGYAV; encoded by the coding sequence ATGAACCCAGTTAACCATGCCACTCCGCGCCTCCCCATGCCACGGTCGCTCGCCTGGGCCGGACCGCTCCTGCTGACGGGCTGCGATCCCTTGTTGAGCGTCCAAGGCTCGTTCTGGCCCCCCTGGATCGTCTGCATGCTGTCCGGCCTGGTCCTCGCCGCCGCCGCCTCCCTGGCGTTTTCGGCGTTGAAGCTCTCCCCGTATCTGGGCAACCCCCTGATCACCTACACCGCGTTATGGGCCTTGTTGACCTTCACCATCTGGCTGGTCGGCTATGCCGTGTGA
- a CDS encoding cyclic nucleotide-binding domain-containing protein has translation MAISPEAQELRRLIPLNTLSAPRFEQLCAELKIEDGPKGTLLFRQGDPTHEFVYVLSGTISLQAGGVEMDAVTGGSETGRFALAHQNPRKVSAVAKDRVRYVRVATDQVNQRDEGPAPLPGYTVSHSPDTSGGDWISALLRSPIFRRLPPSNLQALLRAVEEIPYKKGEFVCKQDDPGDYFYIIKQGQCALTRKPSQLAKDIKLATLKDYDTFGEDALISEKPRTVTVTMATNGVLLRLDKANFMKLVGQPVIGYVDSAEARAMMKQDGQWLDLRLPDIYQQGHPRGAINTPFFSLRMMLPSLERHRKYVLVCEDGKVSAAGSYLLLRHGFEAYALRGGIDTLPPELIVQAGPTDNPGPGDPPQDPDPAAAPPGTDDIDLDIELAAWEPPAPGWTPPDPVAPTDGEPTDDTRKLRDRLARAERELQFLETERGQLAREKDAALAELDQTKQTLQRHESRLESLVQDHGRLARELAEAQAARAAAGGAGLEELRKALEELKAAHSQALFEKEAAEQEVEALHKQVGELKTVVEEFLDSGDYSGGGEAEALRSELEMVRQHALAEVAALQARTSEIEAENTKLKAETQTLKTQISVREVAATVAMRETSANLPKASLAKQALWALLAGLLLAALVLGGLLGLEPGRALLRSLIEG, from the coding sequence ATGGCGATCTCCCCAGAAGCGCAGGAATTGCGTCGGCTCATCCCCTTGAACACCTTGTCGGCCCCCCGCTTCGAGCAATTGTGCGCCGAACTCAAAATCGAGGACGGACCCAAGGGCACCCTCCTGTTCCGCCAGGGCGATCCCACCCACGAATTCGTCTATGTGCTGAGCGGCACCATTTCCCTGCAAGCCGGGGGCGTGGAAATGGACGCCGTGACCGGCGGCTCGGAAACCGGCCGCTTCGCCCTCGCCCACCAGAACCCGCGCAAGGTGTCGGCGGTCGCCAAGGACCGCGTGCGCTACGTGCGCGTCGCCACCGACCAGGTGAACCAGCGCGACGAAGGCCCGGCCCCGCTGCCCGGCTACACCGTCAGCCATTCGCCGGACACTTCCGGCGGCGATTGGATCTCGGCCCTGTTGCGCTCGCCGATATTCCGCCGCCTGCCGCCCTCCAACCTGCAAGCCCTGCTCCGCGCCGTCGAGGAAATCCCCTATAAAAAAGGCGAGTTCGTCTGCAAGCAGGACGATCCGGGGGATTATTTCTACATCATCAAACAAGGCCAATGCGCCCTGACCCGCAAGCCCTCGCAACTCGCCAAGGACATCAAGCTCGCCACCCTCAAGGACTACGACACCTTCGGCGAGGACGCCCTGATCTCCGAGAAGCCGCGCACCGTCACCGTGACCATGGCGACCAACGGCGTCCTGCTGCGCCTCGACAAGGCCAATTTCATGAAGCTGGTCGGCCAGCCGGTCATCGGCTACGTCGATAGCGCCGAGGCGCGGGCGATGATGAAACAGGACGGCCAGTGGCTAGACCTGCGCCTGCCGGATATCTACCAACAGGGCCACCCCCGCGGCGCGATCAACACCCCGTTCTTTTCCCTGAGGATGATGCTGCCCTCGCTGGAACGCCACCGCAAATACGTGCTGGTCTGCGAGGATGGCAAGGTCAGCGCGGCGGGGTCGTATCTCCTGCTACGCCATGGCTTCGAGGCCTATGCCCTGCGGGGCGGCATCGATACCCTGCCGCCGGAACTCATCGTCCAAGCCGGGCCGACCGACAACCCCGGCCCCGGCGACCCGCCCCAGGACCCAGACCCCGCCGCCGCGCCGCCCGGAACCGACGACATCGACCTGGATATCGAACTGGCCGCCTGGGAACCCCCGGCCCCCGGATGGACTCCCCCCGACCCCGTCGCGCCCACCGACGGCGAACCCACCGACGACACCCGCAAACTACGCGACCGCCTGGCGCGGGCCGAACGGGAACTGCAATTCCTGGAAACCGAGCGCGGCCAACTCGCGCGGGAAAAAGACGCCGCCCTGGCCGAATTGGACCAAACCAAGCAAACCCTGCAACGCCATGAATCCCGGCTGGAAAGCCTGGTCCAGGACCATGGGCGGCTGGCGCGGGAACTGGCGGAAGCCCAAGCGGCGCGCGCCGCGGCCGGGGGGGCGGGCCTGGAAGAACTCCGCAAGGCACTGGAGGAACTCAAGGCCGCGCATTCCCAAGCCCTGTTCGAGAAGGAAGCCGCCGAGCAGGAAGTCGAAGCCCTGCACAAACAGGTGGGGGAATTGAAAACCGTGGTCGAGGAATTCCTCGACAGCGGCGATTATTCAGGGGGCGGGGAAGCGGAAGCCCTGCGCTCGGAATTGGAAATGGTGCGCCAGCACGCCCTGGCCGAGGTCGCCGCCCTGCAAGCGCGGACTTCCGAGATCGAAGCGGAGAACACCAAGCTCAAGGCCGAGACCCAAACCCTCAAAACCCAGATATCCGTGCGCGAGGTCGCCGCCACGGTGGCGATGCGCGAAACCTCCGCCAACCTGCCCAAGGCTTCCCTGGCCAAGCAAGCGCTCTGGGCCTTGTTGGCCGGCTTGTTGCTGGCCGCCCTGGTCCTGGGCGGCCTGCTCGGGCTGGAACCGGGCCGGGCGCTGCTGCGCTCGCTGATCGAGGGCTGA
- a CDS encoding roadblock/LC7 domain-containing protein: protein MRDNFLTSVLKELNGTSADIEASGVISTDGLMMAAALPAGLDEDRVGAMSAAMLSLGFRTAQELGRGGLEQVLIKGVKGYVLMTHAGEEAVLTIMAKPNAKLGLIFLDVKRAAESIASLI from the coding sequence ATGCGAGATAATTTTCTGACATCCGTATTAAAAGAACTCAACGGCACCTCGGCGGATATCGAGGCTTCGGGGGTGATTTCCACCGACGGTCTGATGATGGCCGCGGCCCTGCCCGCCGGACTGGACGAGGACCGGGTCGGCGCCATGAGCGCGGCGATGCTGTCGCTGGGATTCAGGACGGCCCAGGAACTGGGCCGGGGTGGCTTGGAACAAGTGTTGATCAAAGGCGTCAAGGGCTATGTGCTGATGACCCACGCCGGGGAGGAGGCCGTCCTGACCATCATGGCCAAGCCCAATGCCAAGCTCGGCCTGATCTTCCTGGATGTGAAACGCGCCGCCGAGAGCATCGCCAGCCTCATCTAG
- a CDS encoding DegQ family serine endoprotease: MSRFPQRLLALVLMGGLACSGMASAAWPIGADGQPIPSLAPMLKRTTPAVVNISTRTQIQEAEHPLMRDPFFRHFFDIPNQPRRREGSSLGSGVIVDARRGYVLTNNHVIDKAAEIMVTLSDGRKLNAKLVGADPESDIAVVKVDSKDLAELAVADSDKLEVGDFVVAIGNPFGLGQTVTSGIISALGRSGLGIEGYEDFIQTDASINPGNSGGALVNLKGELIGINTAILAPSGGNVGIGFAIPANMAVRIMNTLVAHGEVRRGLLGVSVQDVSHELAQAFGLKETQGAVVTGVQPGSPADQAGLEAGDIVLAINDRKVRSSMDVRNAIGLLQVGEAVRIEVLHKGEAETREAKIAAPRLEVAEGQKLSPKLAGTLLRNAEDGGGESGVLVEKIHTASAAFQAGLRPGDIIVMANRRPVKDVADLEKVARGGGQLLLNIERDGGGFFLLLR, translated from the coding sequence ATGTCAAGATTTCCGCAGAGATTGCTCGCCTTGGTTTTGATGGGGGGGTTGGCTTGTTCCGGCATGGCGTCGGCGGCCTGGCCGATAGGCGCGGATGGACAACCCATCCCCAGCCTTGCGCCCATGCTCAAACGCACCACCCCCGCCGTGGTGAATATCTCGACCCGCACCCAAATCCAGGAAGCCGAGCATCCCTTGATGCGCGATCCGTTCTTCCGGCATTTCTTCGATATCCCCAACCAGCCGCGGCGGCGGGAGGGTTCCAGCTTGGGGTCCGGGGTGATCGTGGACGCCCGCCGCGGCTATGTGCTGACCAACAACCACGTCATCGACAAGGCCGCCGAGATCATGGTCACGCTCAGCGATGGCCGCAAGCTCAACGCCAAGCTGGTCGGGGCCGATCCCGAATCGGATATCGCCGTGGTCAAGGTCGATTCCAAGGACTTGGCCGAATTGGCGGTGGCCGATTCCGACAAACTGGAGGTGGGCGATTTCGTGGTCGCCATCGGCAATCCGTTCGGGCTGGGGCAGACGGTGACTTCGGGCATCATCAGCGCCTTGGGGCGGTCGGGGCTGGGCATCGAGGGCTACGAGGATTTCATCCAGACCGACGCCTCGATCAACCCCGGCAACTCCGGCGGCGCCCTGGTCAACCTCAAGGGTGAATTGATCGGCATCAACACCGCCATCCTCGCGCCCAGCGGCGGCAATGTCGGCATCGGCTTCGCCATCCCGGCCAACATGGCGGTCAGGATCATGAACACCCTGGTTGCCCATGGCGAGGTGCGGCGTGGCCTGTTAGGCGTTTCGGTGCAGGACGTGAGCCACGAACTGGCCCAGGCCTTCGGGCTGAAGGAGACCCAGGGCGCAGTCGTCACCGGGGTGCAGCCCGGTTCGCCCGCCGACCAGGCCGGGCTGGAAGCGGGCGATATCGTCCTCGCCATCAACGACCGCAAGGTGCGGAGCAGCATGGATGTCCGCAACGCCATCGGCCTGTTGCAGGTCGGCGAGGCGGTGCGGATCGAGGTGTTGCACAAGGGCGAGGCCGAGACCCGCGAGGCCAAGATCGCCGCGCCCCGGCTGGAGGTGGCCGAGGGCCAGAAGCTCAGTCCCAAGCTGGCGGGAACCCTGCTGCGCAACGCCGAGGACGGTGGCGGGGAAAGCGGCGTCCTGGTCGAGAAGATCCATACGGCGTCCGCCGCCTTCCAGGCCGGCCTGCGCCCCGGCGATATCATCGTGATGGCGAACCGCAGGCCGGTGAAGGATGTGGCGGACTTGGAAAAGGTGGCCAGGGGCGGAGGCCAGTTGTTGCTGAATATCGAGCGGGATGGTGGCGGGTTCTTCTTGCTGTTGCGTTGA
- a CDS encoding HlyD family efflux transporter periplasmic adaptor subunit, which translates to MNENTRIWIGRWLQAVFVLGAVLTGVLAWRENLAHPRTNDAMVRANIVDIAPQHASGLIVELHVADNQRVKQGDLLYVIDPRPYQAKLDQARAKLQLAEKAVESDRALIEASAAKVRQTEQERLAAEAEIARLRAKAGFDQSYLDRIKPLLAQEFVTANKVNEATAARDASAAALRDAVAKQRAATLGVDFAHKEHLQAEANLAQFGEVFAKIEAARAEVRGAELDVEYCAVRAPFDAYVTNLNTAVGEYVQPGQKLFALVDDRDWYVVANYKETYLEHIQPGMAVDVFLVPYPGQRFRGEVQGIGWANYPDNIKEQGSLPTVERTLNWVVLASRFPVRIKLLDRDPRHPFRMGMTAFTTVVGTGTASGPP; encoded by the coding sequence ATGAACGAGAACACCAGGATTTGGATAGGCCGGTGGCTACAGGCCGTGTTCGTGCTGGGGGCCGTGCTGACCGGGGTCCTGGCGTGGCGGGAAAACCTCGCCCACCCGCGCACCAACGACGCGATGGTGCGGGCCAATATCGTGGACATCGCCCCCCAGCATGCCAGTGGCCTTATCGTCGAATTGCATGTCGCCGACAATCAACGGGTCAAGCAGGGCGACCTGCTCTATGTCATCGACCCGCGCCCATACCAGGCCAAACTCGACCAAGCGCGGGCCAAGCTGCAACTGGCCGAAAAGGCGGTCGAATCGGATCGGGCCTTGATCGAAGCCAGCGCCGCCAAGGTCCGGCAGACCGAACAAGAACGCCTGGCCGCCGAAGCGGAAATCGCCCGGCTCCGGGCCAAGGCCGGATTCGACCAAAGCTATCTGGACCGGATCAAGCCCCTGCTGGCCCAGGAATTCGTGACCGCGAACAAGGTAAACGAGGCCACGGCGGCCCGCGACGCCTCGGCGGCGGCCCTCCGGGACGCCGTCGCCAAGCAACGCGCGGCGACCCTGGGCGTGGATTTCGCGCACAAGGAACACCTGCAAGCCGAAGCCAACCTCGCCCAATTCGGCGAGGTGTTCGCCAAGATCGAAGCCGCCCGCGCCGAAGTCCGGGGCGCGGAATTGGATGTGGAATATTGCGCCGTCCGCGCCCCGTTCGACGCCTACGTGACCAACCTCAACACCGCGGTCGGCGAATACGTGCAGCCGGGCCAGAAGCTGTTCGCCCTGGTGGACGACCGCGATTGGTATGTGGTCGCCAACTACAAGGAAACCTATCTGGAGCACATCCAACCGGGGATGGCGGTGGACGTGTTCCTGGTGCCGTATCCCGGCCAGCGGTTCCGGGGCGAGGTCCAAGGGATCGGCTGGGCCAACTATCCCGACAACATCAAGGAGCAAGGTTCGCTACCGACCGTGGAAAGGACGCTGAACTGGGTGGTGCTGGCCTCCCGCTTCCCGGTGCGCATCAAACTGCTCGACCGCGACCCCCGCCACCCGTTCCGCATGGGCATGACGGCCTTCACCACCGTCGTGGGCACCGGCACGGCCTCCGGTCCGCCTTGA
- a CDS encoding MarR family winged helix-turn-helix transcriptional regulator: protein MHLPAIFPPVLRELIRTHQTFLSYAAKHAGTLGLTLPQLDVILALGGTPGMPHKALGEKTLITKGTLSGVVGRLEDKGLVERTPSPKDGRSQIVRLTQAGHALWERGFPEHLDYLEQLFQDYAAADIALLHAALTKLRQAVNAATLATDGLPGQPEAGSGFDAEDLDPLGESPAPDWP, encoded by the coding sequence ATGCACCTTCCCGCCATATTCCCGCCGGTCCTGCGCGAACTCATCCGCACCCATCAAACCTTCCTGTCCTATGCCGCCAAGCACGCGGGAACGCTGGGGCTGACCCTGCCCCAATTGGACGTGATCCTGGCCCTGGGCGGAACACCGGGCATGCCCCACAAGGCGCTGGGCGAGAAAACCCTGATCACGAAAGGCACCTTGTCGGGCGTGGTCGGACGCCTGGAGGACAAGGGGCTGGTCGAACGCACGCCCTCGCCCAAGGATGGGCGCAGCCAGATCGTCCGCTTGACCCAGGCGGGCCACGCCCTGTGGGAACGGGGCTTTCCCGAACACCTCGATTATCTAGAACAGCTCTTCCAAGATTACGCCGCGGCGGATATCGCGCTGTTGCATGCCGCTTTGACGAAGTTGCGCCAAGCCGTGAACGCCGCCACCCTCGCCACCGACGGCCTGCCAGGACAGCCGGAAGCCGGGTCGGGATTCGACGCGGAGGACTTGGACCCGCTTGGGGAATCTCCGGCCCCCGATTGGCCATAA
- a CDS encoding PIN domain-containing protein: MAGRILPITQAIAERWGYLNARGPLPVIDSLLAATALEHGLILVTRNVKDVERTGVRLLNPFCA, encoded by the coding sequence ATGGCCGGGCGAATCCTACCCATCACCCAAGCCATCGCCGAGCGCTGGGGATACCTGAACGCCCGCGGTCCTTTGCCGGTCATCGACAGCCTATTGGCGGCCACCGCGCTTGAACATGGCCTGATCCTGGTCACACGCAACGTTAAGGACGTCGAGCGCACTGGCGTTCGGTTGCTGAACCCATTCTGTGCGTAG
- a CDS encoding protoglobin domain-containing protein, producing the protein MENFTELSKYAKAFSGLTPEREASLLAAGPDIKPHLPEITEQFYAHLLAVPSANRFLEGRVAALKATHLRWMEGLFSGPFDDSYTQAMYRVGAVHVQVKLPVEFMAGGMTILQQKLSDLVYSIYQDSPGQVQTLIKSINAVIGFTLIVMQQSYQASTIAEELDKFLKISGISRILFANLAKAYKD; encoded by the coding sequence ATGGAAAACTTCACAGAACTATCGAAATACGCCAAAGCCTTCTCCGGCTTAACCCCGGAACGCGAGGCCAGCCTGCTCGCTGCGGGGCCGGATATCAAGCCACATCTGCCTGAAATCACTGAACAATTCTATGCCCACCTGCTGGCCGTCCCATCCGCGAACCGCTTCCTCGAAGGACGGGTTGCCGCCCTCAAAGCCACCCATCTGCGTTGGATGGAGGGCTTGTTCAGCGGACCCTTCGATGACAGCTACACCCAAGCCATGTACCGGGTCGGAGCGGTCCACGTCCAGGTCAAGCTCCCGGTCGAATTCATGGCCGGTGGTATGACCATCCTCCAGCAGAAACTATCCGACCTGGTATATTCGATTTATCAAGACAGCCCCGGACAGGTGCAAACCCTCATCAAATCCATCAACGCCGTGATTGGGTTCACCTTGATCGTCATGCAGCAATCCTATCAAGCCTCGACCATCGCCGAGGAACTGGATAAATTCCTCAAAATATCCGGTATCAGCCGGATATTGTTCGCCAATCTCGCGAAGGCTTATAAAGATTAA
- a CDS encoding IS4 family transposase yields MADPHQDLKAVLSEHLPWHGARIGFLAHFLLALLKVRSVNLAELATGFGGPAKVESHYKRLQRFFRAFELDQDVLARLLVRLVPVGDGPWRLTLDRTNWKFGLAEINFLVLGIAHRGMAVPVFWSVLGKAGNSDTVERIALMERFLKVFGTARIAALLADREFIGEDWFRWLQQKGIPFHQRLKRDTRVPNSWNRMMRLDQLFGSLRPGETHRLVGRRPVWGCFVHLSALRLDDGGFLFIASSGTPQAGAIDAYADRWQVETLFGALKSRGFNLEDTHLTDPKRLAKLMGLLALAFAWSYRTGELLHDGPSPVRQKKRCRAPSSPSSATDSTSFATPS; encoded by the coding sequence ATGGCTGACCCTCATCAAGACCTCAAGGCCGTCCTGTCCGAGCACCTGCCGTGGCACGGGGCCCGGATCGGCTTCCTCGCGCATTTCCTGCTGGCCCTGCTCAAGGTGCGCAGCGTCAACCTGGCGGAACTCGCCACCGGCTTCGGCGGTCCGGCCAAGGTGGAGTCCCACTACAAGCGGCTCCAGCGCTTCTTCCGCGCGTTCGAGTTGGACCAGGACGTCCTCGCCCGCCTGTTGGTGCGGCTGGTCCCGGTCGGCGACGGCCCCTGGCGGCTGACCCTGGACCGCACGAACTGGAAGTTCGGCCTGGCCGAGATCAACTTCCTGGTCCTGGGGATCGCCCACCGGGGGATGGCCGTGCCGGTGTTCTGGAGCGTCCTCGGCAAAGCGGGGAACTCCGACACCGTCGAGCGCATCGCGTTGATGGAGCGCTTCCTGAAGGTCTTCGGCACCGCCCGGATCGCCGCCCTGCTGGCCGACCGCGAGTTCATCGGCGAGGACTGGTTCCGCTGGCTGCAACAGAAGGGCATTCCCTTCCACCAGCGCCTCAAGCGCGACACCCGCGTTCCCAACAGTTGGAACCGGATGATGCGCTTGGACCAATTGTTCGGCTCGCTCCGGCCCGGCGAGACCCACCGCCTGGTCGGGCGCCGTCCGGTGTGGGGCTGCTTCGTCCACCTCTCCGCCCTGCGCCTCGACGACGGCGGCTTCCTGTTCATCGCCTCCTCCGGCACCCCACAGGCCGGGGCCATCGACGCCTACGCCGACCGCTGGCAAGTGGAAACCCTGTTCGGCGCTTTGAAATCCAGGGGCTTCAACTTGGAGGATACCCACCTCACCGACCCCAAGCGCCTCGCCAAGCTCATGGGCCTGCTTGCCCTGGCCTTCGCCTGGTCCTACCGCACCGGCGAACTGCTCCACGACGGCCCCAGCCCCGTCCGTCAAAAAAAACGCTGTCGCGCCCCCTCAAGTCCCTCTTCCGCCACGGACTCGACTTCCTTCGCAACACCGTCCTGA
- a CDS encoding TolC family protein yields MTVKPSGPAPMVFGIAALAATIGLAGCSHPAYPPEIAHVLAPELAAPATRHADWRPVPSPAPQPAASGVEVAAKAWIEPRKEYKLSDLVDLGLRANPATRAAWEQARAAAAGLGIAESVWLPVLTAKANAGYGQQTEAVFLFRGFTSTPSLGLSWMLFDQSRPAKIDQATQQLLATNFSFNRVHQKVVYDIQKSFFAHNAALAQVQAAEATVRQTGMNAASVRAQLERGLATRPDLLLAEQDKAQADYELQAALGKVSDTRAELAESLGLTPDIELKMAGIDSLPVPGAIEANADELIDQALGQRPDLAARLAELRAKEADIKKAEAAFLPTVSLNAKAGASVFDYRYLSGPAPLPNDIRAGYLDYGAGLAFEWNLFEGWASTNAVRQATARRDAARAEFDALKLQIVKEVWKSYANVKTALRKREFAMALLKAAEKSYEALGESYANGLSTAIDLLTAERNLAHARSTEIESRANLLNAVATLVYATGSSDEPS; encoded by the coding sequence TTGACAGTCAAGCCTAGCGGGCCTGCCCCCATGGTGTTCGGCATAGCGGCATTGGCGGCCACCATCGGCCTGGCCGGTTGTTCGCATCCGGCCTACCCACCGGAAATCGCGCATGTTCTCGCGCCGGAATTGGCCGCGCCCGCCACCCGCCACGCCGATTGGCGTCCCGTACCCAGCCCCGCGCCCCAACCCGCCGCGTCCGGCGTGGAGGTGGCGGCAAAAGCCTGGATCGAACCGCGCAAGGAATACAAGCTATCCGACCTGGTCGATCTTGGCCTACGCGCCAACCCCGCCACCCGCGCCGCCTGGGAACAAGCCAGGGCCGCGGCGGCGGGCCTCGGAATCGCCGAATCCGTCTGGCTCCCGGTGCTGACCGCCAAGGCGAACGCCGGTTACGGGCAGCAAACCGAAGCGGTGTTCCTGTTCCGGGGATTCACCAGCACCCCCAGCCTCGGGCTTTCCTGGATGCTTTTCGACCAAAGCCGCCCGGCAAAGATCGATCAGGCCACGCAGCAGCTACTGGCCACCAACTTCAGCTTCAACCGGGTCCATCAAAAAGTCGTCTACGATATCCAAAAGTCGTTTTTCGCGCACAACGCGGCCTTGGCCCAGGTGCAAGCCGCCGAGGCCACCGTACGGCAAACGGGCATGAACGCCGCGTCGGTACGGGCGCAATTGGAGCGGGGCTTGGCGACCCGGCCCGATCTGCTGCTCGCCGAACAAGACAAGGCCCAGGCGGATTACGAACTCCAGGCGGCGCTGGGCAAGGTCTCGGATACCCGCGCCGAACTGGCCGAAAGCCTGGGATTGACGCCCGATATCGAGCTGAAGATGGCCGGGATCGATAGCCTTCCCGTCCCTGGGGCCATCGAGGCCAACGCCGACGAATTGATCGACCAGGCCTTGGGCCAGCGTCCCGACCTGGCCGCCCGGCTGGCCGAACTCCGCGCCAAGGAAGCCGACATCAAGAAGGCCGAGGCGGCGTTCCTGCCCACCGTGTCGTTGAACGCCAAGGCCGGTGCCAGCGTGTTCGATTACCGCTACCTCTCGGGGCCGGCCCCTTTGCCGAACGATATTAGGGCCGGCTACCTGGACTATGGCGCGGGGCTCGCGTTCGAGTGGAACCTGTTCGAGGGCTGGGCCAGCACCAACGCCGTCCGCCAAGCCACGGCGCGGCGCGATGCGGCGCGGGCCGAGTTCGACGCCTTGAAATTGCAGATCGTCAAGGAGGTGTGGAAAAGCTATGCCAATGTCAAAACCGCCTTGCGCAAGCGCGAGTTCGCCATGGCCTTGCTGAAGGCGGCGGAAAAATCCTACGAGGCGCTCGGGGAAAGCTACGCCAACGGCCTTTCCACCGCCATCGATCTACTGACCGCCGAGCGCAACCTCGCCCATGCCCGGTCCACCGAGATCGAGAGCCGGGCGAACCTGCTCAATGCGGTCGCCACCTTGGTCTACGCCACGGGAAGTTCAGATGAACCCAGTTAA